A window from Amblyomma americanum isolate KBUSLIRL-KWMA chromosome 7, ASM5285725v1, whole genome shotgun sequence encodes these proteins:
- the LOC144098109 gene encoding uncharacterized protein LOC144098109, whose translation MLPPPKPLDTTGDGFYSWTVRNKVLDLYATATKLREHAKEVQAATFFMEIGVEARRWFYTFKFGNDADKHDIQIYTQKFEDHFKPTTNLTFNEFRFGSRNQQQVEQVEETEQFEVNVVSSLPVADEQLRSIQEETGNDSLMSQLLCYSSTVPDALRPFWAYRDELHVDNGLLLRSNKLVISPAKRPEVLHLLHAAHGREEKMKIRKLYRTTAQSVIQACMEVFATHGIPAKICSDNDPPFTTSKYRSFTSHFHVNHVTSSPHYPRGNGMAECAVQEAKKMLKKFSLGKFEFCSALLEWRNLSRDDLLQSPAERLMGRRTRTRLPVLDCHLEPKTIPTETVRSRLADIRNRQQKCYNKSTRHIPDPDRGSTVSVYGAVQITWAPAVVVGTGDTPRSYIMHAGSGHVRRTRERLRTTIVEIQDPPSETEPPGDTSIQPVMPEDGLRRSTRQRREPQRFPLPECRT comes from the exons ATGCTTCCCCCACCGAAACCGCTGGACACAACGGGAGACGGTTTTTACAGCTGGACCGTCCGGAATAAAGTGTTGGACCTATATGCAACGGCCACGAAGCTGAGAGAGCATGCAAAGGAGGTTCAAGCTGCCACGTTTTTTATGGAAATTGGCGTAGAGGCCAGGCGATGGTTCTACACTTTCAAGTTTGGGAATGACGCCGACAAGCACGATATCCAGATTTACACGCAGAAGTTTGAAGACCACTTCAAGCCAACAACGAACCTGACATTCAACGAATTTCGCTTCGGCTCCAGGAACCAGCAACAGG TGGAACAGGTAGAAGAAACTGAGCAGTTTGAAGTCAATGTTGTTTCTTCCCTGCCGGTTGCCGACGAGCAGCTGCGAAGCATCCAGGAGGAAACCGGAAATGACTCACTTATGTCGCAGTTGCTTTGTTACTCCAGCACAGTACCGGATGCCCTGCGACCGTTTTGGGCCTACCGCGACGAACTGCATGTCGATAACGGCCTACTGCTTCGGAGCAACAAGCTGGTCATCTCGCCAGCCAAGCGCCCGGAAGTCCTCCACTTACTGCATGCGGCGCACGGGAGAGAAGAGAAAATGAAG ATACGCAAGCTTTACCGCACAACAGCGCAATCGGTTATCCAAGCATGTATGGAAGTTTTTGCAACACACGGGATACCTGCCAAGATATGCAGTGATAACGACCCCCCGTTCACCACCTCAAAGTACAGGTCATTCACATCTCATTTCCACGTCAACCATGTCACGTCCAGCCCCCACTATCCCCGTGGCAATGGCATGGCAGAGTGTGCCGTTCAAGAGGCAAAAAAGATGCTAAAAAAATTCTCGCTTGGCAAGTTTGAATTTTGCAGCGCACTGCTAGAATGGAGAAATTTATCGAGAGACGACCTTCTGCAGTCCCCAGCCGAAAGACTGATGGGCCGCCGCACCAGAACAAGGCTGCCAGTGCTGGACTGTCATCTGGAGCCGAAGACTATTCCCACCGAAACAGTCCGAAGCCGTCTAGCAGACATTAGGAACCGACAACAGAAGTGCTACAACAAGTCGACCAGACATATCCCGGATCCAGACAGGGGGTCCACAGTGTCCGTCTATGGTGCTGTGCAGATAACTTGGGCCCCAGCAGTGGTTGTAGGTACTGGAGACACGCCACGATCCTACATAATGCATGCTGGCAGCGGACATGTGCGTCGCACAAGAGAACGTCTAAGAACTACGATAGTAGAAATACAGGACCCTCCTTCAGAAACGGAACCACCTGGCGATACTTCGATTCAGCCGGTAATGCCTGAAGACGGCCTTCGTAGAAGCACTCGACAACGTAGGGAGCCACAACGGTTTCCTTTGCCGGAATGCCGAACataa